The Salvelinus fontinalis isolate EN_2023a chromosome 9, ASM2944872v1, whole genome shotgun sequence genome has a window encoding:
- the gpr37a gene encoding prosaposin receptor GPR37 isoform X2 yields MLPHQKTADFRRVASLGVTTFTLCALCIDRFRAANNVQMYYEMIENCASTAAKLAVIWIGALLLALPELLIRQLVTEDGEPPDVTPCQRCVVRISTELPDTLYVLGLTYDGARLWWYFGCYFCLPTLFTIGSSLVTACKIRQAERACVRGNKKQIHQESQMNCTVVALAILYGFCIIPENICNIVTVYMAAGIPRLTLDILHLVSQLLLFCKSAVTPVLLFCLCQPFSRAFLDCCCCCCDECGPPRSSTTATTSEENEHECTTTDLELSPFSTIHREASSSYTTAATHC; encoded by the coding sequence GTTGCCTCCCTAGGGGTTACCACCTTTACCCTGTGCGCCTTGTGCATCGACCGCTTCCGCGCTGCCAACAACGTCCAGATGTACTATGAGATGATTGAGAACTGTGCCTCCACGGCCGCCAAGCTGGCCGTTATCTGGATCGGGGCTCTCCTATTGGCCCTGCCAGAGCTCCTGATCCGCCAGCTGGTCACTGAAGATGGCGAGCCTCCGGATGTGACGCCCTGCCAGCGATGCGTGGTTCGTATTTCCACCGAGCTCCCTGACACGCTCTACGTACTGGGCCTGACCTATGATGGTGCTCGCCTCTGGTGGTACTTTGGCTGCTACTTCTGCCTGCCCACACTGTTCACCATCGGCAGCTCCCTGGTGACCGCCTGTAAGATCCGGCAGGCCGAGCGGGCCTGTGTGCGCGGCAACAAGAAACAGATCCATCAGGAGAGCCAGATGAACTGCACAGTTGTGGCGTTGGCCATCCTCTATGGCTTCTGCATCATCCCAGAGAACATCTGCAACATCGTCACTGTCTACATGGCGGCAGGAATTCCCAGACTGACCCTGGACATTCTCCATCTGGTCAGCCAGCTGCTGTTGTTCTGTAAGTCGGCAGTGACACCTGTCCTGCTGTTCTGCCTGTGCCAGCCCTTCAGCCGGGCCTTCCtggactgctgctgctgctgctgtgacGAGTGTGGCCCGCCCAGATCTtccaccaccgccaccaccagcGAGGAGAACGAGCACGAGTGCACCACCACCGACCTGGAGCTGTCGCCCTTCAGCACCATCCACAGGGAGGCATCCTCCTCCTACACCACTGCAGCGACCCACTGCTAA
- the gpr37a gene encoding prosaposin receptor GPR37 isoform X1, which translates to MLVLLLRLLCFSLCSEAVFTHIHREKTKTNVTPRHDAVTNGNVNKTNSRQSWYSAYGRVVKEMDSKRVRTSSASSWDVVRTWVDNMNGTVNMKRVMNERAIVRKSHSSNGTDYVTLLEDGKSESLKVEKLDTEKHATMETLDFVYGHLNPSMRHTRGGHHRNEHKRIRRHKRGTVSRRRRNVKDGSKKDNKISEPTMLSGASLDVLLAMWKPLPKPMAQNQSTDLPFDASDYEQFTVPDPQDYTTLIPLNPQTKRKYVIKTNFYPITAESYAIMIISVIIFTVGIIGNMAIMCIVCHNYYMRSISNSLLANLALWDFVVIFFCLPLVIFHELTKNWLLGEFSCKIIPYIEVASLGVTTFTLCALCIDRFRAANNVQMYYEMIENCASTAAKLAVIWIGALLLALPELLIRQLVTEDGEPPDVTPCQRCVVRISTELPDTLYVLGLTYDGARLWWYFGCYFCLPTLFTIGSSLVTACKIRQAERACVRGNKKQIHQESQMNCTVVALAILYGFCIIPENICNIVTVYMAAGIPRLTLDILHLVSQLLLFCKSAVTPVLLFCLCQPFSRAFLDCCCCCCDECGPPRSSTTATTSEENEHECTTTDLELSPFSTIHREASSSYTTAATHC; encoded by the exons CTAGTACTACTATTGAGATTACTGTGCTTTTCACTTTGTAGCGAGGCTGTTTTCACTCACATACACCGGGAGAAGACAAAGACAAATGTTACTCCTAGACATGATGCCGTGACTAACGGGAACGTAAACAAAACCAATAGTAGGCAGAGCTGGTACTCGGCGTATGGCAGAGTTGTCAAAGAAATGGACAGTAAAAGGGTGCGTACCTCAAGTGCATCGTCTTGGGATGTGGTTAGGACATGGGTGGATAACATGAATGGGACTGTTAATATGAAAAGAGTTATGAATGAAAGAGCAATAGTGCGCAAAAGCCATTCATCAAATGGAACCGATTATGTTACGTTACTCGAGGATGGAAAGTCAGAGAGCCTCAAGGTGGAAAAGTTGGACACCGAGAAGCATGCAACCATGGAAACACTGGATTTTGTATATGGTCATTTAAACCCCTCCATGAGACACACGCGAGGAGGACACCACCGTAACGAGCACAAACGGATCCGCAGACACAAAAGAGGGACTGTAAGCCGTCGGAGAAGAAATGTGAAGGATGGCAGTAAAAAAGATAACAAAATAAGTGAGCCAACTATGCTGTCAGGTGCGTCTTTGGATGTACTGTTGGCCATGTGGAAACCGCTGCCTAAACCTATGGCACAGAACCAGTCAACAGACTTGCCATTTGATGCCAGTGATTATGAACAGTTCACTGTGCCAGACCCCCAGGACTATACCACACTGATTCCTCTCAATCCTCAAACAAAGAGAAAATATGTAATAAAAACTAACTTTTACCCCATAACAGCAGAATCATATGCCATCATGATCATTTCGGTCATCATTTTCACTGTTGGAATAATTGGGAATATGGCAATCATGTGCATTGTGTGCCACAACTACTACATGAGAAGTATTTCAAATTCTCTTCTTGCCAATCTCGCACTTTGGGATTTTGTTGTCATCTTTTTCTGCCTGCCGCTGGTGATATTCCATGAACTAACCAAGAACTGGTTGTTGGGGGAGTTCTCCTGTAAAATCATCCCCTATATTGAG GTTGCCTCCCTAGGGGTTACCACCTTTACCCTGTGCGCCTTGTGCATCGACCGCTTCCGCGCTGCCAACAACGTCCAGATGTACTATGAGATGATTGAGAACTGTGCCTCCACGGCCGCCAAGCTGGCCGTTATCTGGATCGGGGCTCTCCTATTGGCCCTGCCAGAGCTCCTGATCCGCCAGCTGGTCACTGAAGATGGCGAGCCTCCGGATGTGACGCCCTGCCAGCGATGCGTGGTTCGTATTTCCACCGAGCTCCCTGACACGCTCTACGTACTGGGCCTGACCTATGATGGTGCTCGCCTCTGGTGGTACTTTGGCTGCTACTTCTGCCTGCCCACACTGTTCACCATCGGCAGCTCCCTGGTGACCGCCTGTAAGATCCGGCAGGCCGAGCGGGCCTGTGTGCGCGGCAACAAGAAACAGATCCATCAGGAGAGCCAGATGAACTGCACAGTTGTGGCGTTGGCCATCCTCTATGGCTTCTGCATCATCCCAGAGAACATCTGCAACATCGTCACTGTCTACATGGCGGCAGGAATTCCCAGACTGACCCTGGACATTCTCCATCTGGTCAGCCAGCTGCTGTTGTTCTGTAAGTCGGCAGTGACACCTGTCCTGCTGTTCTGCCTGTGCCAGCCCTTCAGCCGGGCCTTCCtggactgctgctgctgctgctgtgacGAGTGTGGCCCGCCCAGATCTtccaccaccgccaccaccagcGAGGAGAACGAGCACGAGTGCACCACCACCGACCTGGAGCTGTCGCCCTTCAGCACCATCCACAGGGAGGCATCCTCCTCCTACACCACTGCAGCGACCCACTGCTAA